A section of the Ovis canadensis isolate MfBH-ARS-UI-01 breed Bighorn chromosome 1, ARS-UI_OviCan_v2, whole genome shotgun sequence genome encodes:
- the EPCIP gene encoding exosomal polycystin-1-interacting protein: MATPSGHSFFLIGALGVFALNCFTRAQRNGTLIFTKENTIRKCSCSADIRDCDYSLANLMCSCKTVLPLAVEQRSYSDRLTIWFTDTSALGLLLNFTLVRDLKLSLCSTNTLPTEYLAICGLRRLRVSTEAKHPSPEQSLLIHDGGESESREKPTFQRGWQTCMYLSFLDMALFNRESALKSYSVANSASMANNFPCFSHLKTFPVLNNKSYVVTFIY, translated from the coding sequence ATGGCAACTCCTTCTGGGCACAGCTTCTTTCTGATCGGTGCGCTGGGCGTCTTTGCACTCAACTGCTTCACCAGGGCTCAGAGGAACGGCACGCTCATTTTCACCAAGGAAAACACCATTCGGAAGTGCAGCTGCTCAGCAGACATCCGAGACTGTGACTACAGTTTGGCCAACCTGATGTGCAGCTGTAAAACCGTGCTGCCTCTTGCGGTTGAGCAAAGGAGCTATAGTGACCGTCTGACCATCTGGTTCACAGACACGTCTGCGCTGGGGCTCCTGCTGAACTTCACGCTTGTCCGGGACCTGAAGCTTTCCCTGTGCAGTACCAACACTCTCCCCACTGAATACCTGGCTATTTGCGGTCTGAGGAGGCTTCGGGTCAGCACGGAGGCCAAGCATCCCTCCCCTGAACAGAGTTTACTCATCCACGATGGTGGGGAGAGTGAATCCAGAGAGAAGCCCACATTCCAGCGAGGCTGGCAAACCTGTATGTATCTCTCCTTCTTAGATATGGCACTCTTCAACAGGGAGTCCGCCTTAAAATCATACAGTGTTGCGAACTCTGCCAGCATGGCCAACAACTTCCCCTGCTTTTCCCACCTTAAAACCTTCCCAGTTCTAAACAACAAAAGCTACGTTGTCACCTTCATTTACTAA